AGCCGCAGCAGCGGCGTGAGCAGGTTCTCGGCGGCGAGCTCGACGTCGAGGATGCGCTGGCGCAGGCGGTCCCGGCCGGGCTCGTCGAGCGAGTCGAGCTGGCCGACGGCGCCTTCCAGCATCAGCGCCGTCTCGTTGAGCCGGACCGACCGGTTGTTCAGCTCGCGCCGCCTGGCTGTCGAGCCGGGGTGCTCGGCGACGTCGCGCACCGCGTGCAGCAGACCGTGCACCTGCGCCAGCAGCGTCCGGCGGCCGCGCTCGAGCACGCCCTCGGGCTCGTCGCGCAGCACCAGGAACCGCAGTGCGAACGCGGCCAGGGCCCCGGCGACCGCCGCCGCGAACAGGGCGGGCAGCTGCGCGAGCTGCGGGCGCAGGAACATCGCGAAGAAGTAGCCCATGAACGCGACCATCCCCAGCGGGAAGTAGCGCGGGCCGAAGCGGCGGACGTAGACCGCGGTGAAGATCACGACCAGGAACACCAGGGTGCTCACCAGCGGCCAGTGCGCGGTGAGCATCGCCAGCAGCAGCGCGGCCGTCACCGGCAGCGGCATCAGCAGGGTGGTGATCCGCTGCTGGCGCGGGTCCGGGTCGTTGACCCCGAGCGAGGAGTTGATCGCCACCACCGCGCCGATCATCGCCAGCGGCAGCGGCTGTCCCCACCAGGCCAGCACCGGGAGCACGACGACGACGGTGAGCGCGACGGCGAGCACCACCCGCGTCGCGGTGCGCAGCCTGCGCATGGCCGGATCCGAGGCGAGGAAGCGATTCCACCACTCGCTCCACATTGCGCAGCGGCTCCTTCGCGCTCGGCCGGCAGGTGGTGCGAGATTACGCCGAACCGCCGATCAGCGGTGCACCCGCACCGCCACGCAGAACGAGCCTGGAAACCGCAGGGGTCAGCGGGTGCGGTGGCGGCGGACGCTTTCCTCGACCAGGTCCAGGACCGGGCGCAGGTGCTGCGCGGGCAGGCCCATCGCCAGGTGCGAGAGCAAGCCTTCCAGCGCCAGCTCCAGGTAGGCGGTCAGCACGTCGACGTCGACGTCGTCGCGGAGGTTGCCCGCCTCCTTCTGCCACAGCAGACGCGCCCGGGTGGCGGCGGTCAGCTGCTCGGAGCGCTGCGCCCACCGCTCCCGGAACTCCTGGTCGGTGCGCAGCCTGCGGGACACCTCCAGCCGGGTGCCCAGCCAGTCCGCGCCCAGGGCGGGCGAGGTCTCGCTGGAGGCGTCGAGCAGGTTGCGCATCACCTGCACCAGGCCCTGCTCGGCGACCACGTCGGCCATCCGGGTCGCGTCGTCCTCGGCGAGGGCGAGGAACAGCGACTCCTTGTCCTTGAAGTGGTGGAAGATCGCGCCGCGGGACAGCCCGGTCGCTTCCTCCAGGCGGCGCACCGTGGCACCTTCGTAGCCGAAGCGCGCGAAGCACGACCGGGAGCCGTCGAGGATCTGACGGCGCCGGGCGTCGAGGTGGTCTTGGCTGACCCGAGGCATATGCTGATCGTCCCAGGCCGCCCCCGCGGATTGCAATCCGTACGTACGTCTTGCTGACCACGTCCCGCCTGCTGGACCGGCGTCCGATCAGGTGGTCGCATCCGGAGAAGCCCGAAACCCGTTAGCAGTTGGCGGTGTCGAGAACAAGGGTCGCGACCATGGGGGGCGCGCGGTAGCGTCGGTAACCGGCCAATCACGGGCGGTGATCATGTTCCCGGTGTCGACCGATCCTGCAGCCGATGACTTCCCGACCTCTCGCGTGCGAACCCGCGCGGAGGCCGAGGCCTACGTGGCGTCAGTGTGCTTCAAGCACGGCCCTCCGCGGCTGATGGGAATCGAACTCGAATGGACCGTGCACCACCAGGACGACCCAGCAAGACCGCTCGACACCGCGGCCCTCATCGCCGCGCTCGGCGCGCACGCGCCCCGCTCCCTGGTCCCGGACAGCCCGCACCGGCCGTTGCCGAACGGTTCGGTGCTCACCGTCGAACCCGGCGGCCAGGTCGAGGTCTCCAGTCGCCCCACCACCTCCATGAGCTCGCTGTTCACCGTGGTCGCCGCCGATGCCGCGCACATCGCGCGCCGGCTCGACCGCGAAGGTCTCGTTCTCGGCGAGCAGGGCACCGACCCGTGGCGGCATCCCCGGCGCGTCCTGCGGGTGCCGCGCTACGCGGCGATGGAGACCGCCTTCGACCGCATCGGCCTGGACGGCCGGTTGATGATGTGCAGCACCGCCGGGGTCCAGGTGTGCCTGGACGCGGGCGAGCCGCACCGGATCGCCGCCCGCTGGAGCGCGCTGCACGCGCTCGGGCCGGTGATGATGGCGACCTTCGCCAACTCTCCGCGGCTGTTCGGCGCGGAAACCGGCTGGGTGTCCACCCGCACCCGCACGCTGCTGCGCACCGACCCGCCGCGCACCCGCCCGAGTTCGGTCACCGAAGACCCGGCGGGCAGCTGGGCCAGGCGGGTGCTGGACACCTCGGTGGTCTGCCTGCGGCGCGACGGTGACGACTGGACGGCGCCCAGCGGGATCAGCTTCGCCGAGTGGATCCACGGCGCGCTGCCGGAACCGCCCACCCGCGACGACCTCGACTACCACCTGAGCACGGTGTTCCCGC
This portion of the Saccharopolyspora antimicrobica genome encodes:
- the egtA gene encoding ergothioneine biosynthesis glutamate--cysteine ligase EgtA gives rise to the protein MFPVSTDPAADDFPTSRVRTRAEAEAYVASVCFKHGPPRLMGIELEWTVHHQDDPARPLDTAALIAALGAHAPRSLVPDSPHRPLPNGSVLTVEPGGQVEVSSRPTTSMSSLFTVVAADAAHIARRLDREGLVLGEQGTDPWRHPRRVLRVPRYAAMETAFDRIGLDGRLMMCSTAGVQVCLDAGEPHRIAARWSALHALGPVMMATFANSPRLFGAETGWVSTRTRTLLRTDPPRTRPSSVTEDPAGSWARRVLDTSVVCLRRDGDDWTAPSGISFAEWIHGALPEPPTRDDLDYHLSTVFPPVRPRGYLEVRYLDAQPGEGWMLPAAALIALFREESTVDEVLALTSPAVGRWVHAARHGLRDRTLAQVAEDVFALACRLLDEPDVPAGLSGRLADFVARRIAAAGDR
- a CDS encoding TetR/AcrR family transcriptional regulator, encoding MPRVSQDHLDARRRQILDGSRSCFARFGYEGATVRRLEEATGLSRGAIFHHFKDKESLFLALAEDDATRMADVVAEQGLVQVMRNLLDASSETSPALGADWLGTRLEVSRRLRTDQEFRERWAQRSEQLTAATRARLLWQKEAGNLRDDVDVDVLTAYLELALEGLLSHLAMGLPAQHLRPVLDLVEESVRRHRTR